From Methylophaga thalassica:
TAAGTCCTCAGCGAAGTCGGGGCCAGCGTAATGAAATGGAACTGGGCCGTCCGGCAATCCCTGCATGAACTGCTGAACCCATTGTGAGCCCGAACGTTTCAACTGCACAGGAGAACCGTGTTCGATAATTTTACCCCCTGACATAAGGTAAATATAGTCAGCAATTTCAGCTGTTTCAGCCACGTCATGAGAGACAACAATACTGGTTAATTTCATGGCATCGTTAATACGGTGAATCAGATTAACGAGAGTTCCCATAGAGATAGGGTCCTGGCCTGTAAATGGTTCGTCGTACATGATCATCATAGGCTCCAGCGCAACAGCCCGAGCTAACGCTACACGTCTGGCCATACCACCAGATAACTCGTTTGGTGAAAGATGACGGGCATTACGAAGCCCTACGGCCTGTAACTTCATCAACACCAAGTCGCGTATCATCGATTCCGGCAGGTTGGTATGTTCACGTAGCGGAAATGCGACGTTATCAAAAACATTAATATCCGTTAATAGGGCACCGCTTTGAAATAGCATGCCCATACGTTTACGAAGCTCATAGAGCTCAGAGTGAGATAACTTATGAACATCCTGTCCATCGACTTCTATCGTTCCCTTATCTGGGCGTAACTGACCACCAATCAGCTTTAGTAAAGTGGTCTTACCGGTGCCACTTGGTCCCATGATAGCTGTAACCTTACCACGCTGAATGTCGATGTTTACGCCATCAAAAATGACTCGGTCACCACGATAAAAGTGCAAGTCCCTGATTTTTATCAGTGGCACAGGCTTCTCCGCTTGTCTAGTAGAATATAAAGGTCGTTAATTTTCATTAATATGCGTGACTAAGTCAAATATCCTTGTGGAAAATGTTAAATAGTTCCGATACAGTGTGCAGTCCAACTTATGGTGATACGTGTTCGATAACATTTGTTCAGACTGTGTTCAGGATGGCTTTGTTAACGTCACTGTCGGATTTATTGAAAAACGGAGATAGAAATAATGAAAAAAATATTACAGTTTTTTGCCATTACACTTGCTGTATTACCGATGATTGCAACTGCACATGGTCCAACAAGACAATCTGTTAAAGAATCTGTCTTTATCAATGCTTCACCAGAAAAAGTATGGGCCGTGTTAAGCGACTTTACCGCAATTGATAAATGGCACCCAGCTGTGGCAAGTGTTGAAATGCTAAGTGATAACGAACGTAAATTAACACTGAAAGGTGAAGGTCATCCAACCATCACTGAAAAATTA
This genomic window contains:
- a CDS encoding ABC transporter ATP-binding protein, coding for MPLIKIRDLHFYRGDRVIFDGVNIDIQRGKVTAIMGPSGTGKTTLLKLIGGQLRPDKGTIEVDGQDVHKLSHSELYELRKRMGMLFQSGALLTDINVFDNVAFPLREHTNLPESMIRDLVLMKLQAVGLRNARHLSPNELSGGMARRVALARAVALEPMMIMYDEPFTGQDPISMGTLVNLIHRINDAMKLTSIVVSHDVAETAEIADYIYLMSGGKIIEHGSPVQLKRSGSQWVQQFMQGLPDGPVPFHYAGPDFAEDLLNPEDNA